Proteins encoded by one window of Sphaerodactylus townsendi isolate TG3544 linkage group LG02, MPM_Stown_v2.3, whole genome shotgun sequence:
- the SIX1 gene encoding homeobox protein SIX1, with amino-acid sequence MSLLPSFGFTQEQVACVCEVLQQGGNLERLGRFLWSLPACDHLHKNESVLKAKAVVAFHRGNFRELYKILESHQFSAHNHAKLQQLWLKAHYVEAEKLRGRPLGAVGKYRVRRKFPLPRTIWDGEETSYCFKEKSRGVLREWYAHNPYPSPREKRELAEATGLTTTQVSNWFKNRRQRDRAAEAKERENTENNNTSTNKANQLSPLEGPKSLMSSSEEEFSPPQSPDQNSILLLQGNLSHARNSTYALTGLSASQPPHGLPAHQHQLQDSLLGPLTSSLVDLGS; translated from the exons atGTCGCTGCTGCCGTCGTTCGGCTTCACGCAGGAGCAAGTGGCGTGCGTGTGCGAGGTGCTGCAGCAGGGGGGCAACCTGGAGCGGCTGGGCCGGTTCCTGTGGTCGCTGCCGGCGTGCGACCACCTGCACAAGAACGAGAGCGTGCTGAAGGCCAAGGCGGTGGTGGCCTTCCACCGGGGCAACTTCCGCGAGCTCTacaagatcctggagagccaccagTTCTCGGCGCACAACCACGCCAAGCTGCAGCAGCTGTGGCTCAAGGCGCACTACGTGGAGGCCGAGAAGCTGCGCGGCCGCCCCCTCGGCGCCGTGGGCAAGTACCGCGTGCGGCGCAAGTTCCCGCTGCCGCGCACCATCTGGGACGGCGAGGAGACCAGCTACTGCTTCAAGGAGAAGTCCCGCGGGGTGCTGCGCGAGTGGTACGCCCACAACCCCTACCCGTCCCCCCGCGAGAAGCGCGAGCTGGCCGAGGCCACCGGCCtcaccaccacgcaggtcagcaACTGGTTCAAGAACCGGCGCCAGCGCGACCGCGCCGCCGAGGCCAAGGAAAG ggaGAACACGGAAAACAACAACACCTCGACCAACAAGGCCAACCAACTGTCCCCCCTGGAAGGACCCAAGTCGCTGATGTCCAGCTCGGAGGAAGAGTTTTCGCCGCCCCAAAGCCCCGACCAGAACTCGATCCTGCTGCTCCAGGGCAACCTGAGCCACGCCAGGAACTCCACCTATGCCTTGACCGGCTTAAGCGCCTCGCAGCCGCCCCACGGCCTGCCCGCCCACCAGCACCAGCTGCAGGATTCGCTCCTGGGACCCTTGACGTCCAGTTTGGTGGACCTGGGCTCATAA